Proteins from a genomic interval of Oncorhynchus mykiss isolate Arlee chromosome 21, USDA_OmykA_1.1, whole genome shotgun sequence:
- the LOC110499869 gene encoding pyrin-like: MSEMKRLFDDELKRIQQYAVDVILDPDTASPWLILSKNGKEVRTGEKKQKLPDNPKRFDSAVNVLGKKGFSSGRFYYEVTVTGKTEWNLGVARESINRKGTVALSPDNGRWAVILRDGSKYIACAPTRVHLCMREKPQKVGVFVDYEEGQVSFYDVEARSHIYSFTGYTFTEKLYPYFSPLLNDGGKNSTPLIISPVNHTD; the protein is encoded by the coding sequence ATGAGTGAGATGAAGAGGTTGTTTGATGATGAGCTGAAGAGGATTCAGCAGTATGCAGTGGATGTTATTCTGGACCCTGATACAGCAAGCCCCTGGCTCATTCTGTCTAAGAATGGGAAAGAAGTGAGaactggagaaaaaaaacagaagcTCCCTGATAACCCAAAGAGGTTTGATTCTGCCGTTAATGTCTTGGGAAAGAAAGGCTTCTCCTCAGGGAGATTCTACTATGAGGTAACTGTTACAGGGAAGACTGAGTGGAATTTAGGAGTGGCCAGAGAGTCTATCAACAGAAAGGGGACTGTCGCATTAAGCCCTGATAATGGACGCTGGGCAGTGATCCTGAGGGATGGGAGTAAGTACATAGCTTGTGCCCCGACCCGTGTCCACCTCTGCATGAGAGAGAAGCCCCAGAAGGTGGGGGTGTTTGTGGATTATGAGGAGGGTCAGGTCTCATTTTAtgatgtggaggccaggtctcaTATCTACTCTTTCACTGGCTACACCTTCACTGAGAAACTATATCCATACTTCAGCCCTTTGCTCAATGATGGTGGTAAAAACTCTACTCCTCTAATCATCTCTCCTGTCAATCACACAGACTGA